One part of the Raphanus sativus cultivar WK10039 chromosome 7, ASM80110v3, whole genome shotgun sequence genome encodes these proteins:
- the LOC108831562 gene encoding uncharacterized protein LOC108831562, translated as MVLDPPLIVVGDVANVRPTIQQPRKDANIIKVIESADRERKVQIRGGGFSFININLKETWSSSTATLVYSLERHSESGNPFALLAMARREDRSLPKDSYCTIEFDGASRGNPGRAGAGAVLRAPDNTVIYSSREGLGVATNNVAEYRALNLGLESALNQGFTNVRVQGDSQLVCKQVRGEWATRDPKMTQLCGQAQELMSQFNSCDVQHVPREFNSAADAQANRATNLAEGEYQQDNAGGRHGRRGY; from the exons ATGGTTCTGGATCCGCCACTGATAGTGGTTGGAGATGTTGCTAACGTCAGGCCTACTATTCAACAACCAAGAAAG GATGCAAATATCATAAAAGTGATAGAGAGTGCTGACAGAGAGCGAAAGGTTCAG ATTAGGGGTGGAGGGTTCtcgtttataaatataaacctAAAGGAGACGTGGTCATCCTCCACTGCTACACTTGTTTACTCTCTTGAGCGGCACTCGGAATCAG GAAACCCTTTTGCTTTGCTTGCTATGGCTCGTCGTGAGGATCGTTCTCTTCCCAAA GACTCATATTGTACCATCGAGTTTGACGGTGCTTCAAGAGGAAACCCAGGAAGAGCTGGTGCAGGAGCCGTTCTCCGTGCTCCAGATAACACTGTGATATACTCTTCTCGCGAGGGTTTGGGGGTTGCTACAAACAACGTTGCTGAGTATCGAGCTCTCAATCTTGGCCTCGAGTCTGCTCTTAACCAAGGCTTTACAAATGTGCGCGTCCAGGGTGATTCACAGCTCGTCTGTAAGCAG GTTCGAGGTGAATGGGCAACCCGAGACCCGAAAATGACTCAGCTTTGTGGACAAGCACAGGAGCTTATGAGTCAGTTTAACTCATGCGATGTTCAACACGTTCCCAGG GAATTCAATTCAGCGGCCGATGCTCAAGCTAACCGTGCGACCAATCTGGCAG AGGGTGAATATCAGCAAGATAATGCAGGCGGCCGCCATGGAAGAAGGGGATACTAA
- the LOC130497844 gene encoding CBS domain-containing protein CBSCBSPB3, whose product MAARRVDAVLLTDSSALLSGICTDKDVATRVIAEGLRPEQTLVSKVMTRNPIFVTSDSLAIEALQKMVQGKFRHLPVVENGEVIALLDITKCLYDAISRMEKAAEQGSALAAAVEGVEKQWGAGYSAPYAFIETLRERMFKPALSTIITDNSKVALVAPSDPVSVAAKRMRDLRVNSVIISVGSKIQGILTSKDILMRVVAQNLSPELTLVEKVMTPNPECASLETTILDALHIMHDGKFLHLPIIDKDGSAAACVDVLQITHAAISMVENSSGAVNDMANTMMQKFWDSALALDPPDDSDTQSEMSAMMHHSDIGKLTSYPSLGLGNSFSFKLEDLKGRVHRFTSSAENLEELMGIVMQRIGSDINDVEQRPQIIYEDDEGDKVLITSDSDLVGAVTLARSAGQKVLRLHLDFTETGGTRSLSLETGQLKKANTTTERERGGWVTWRGGAVVTGAVVLTSIAVVVYLKRSKM is encoded by the coding sequence ATGGCTGCTCGGCGTGTTGACGCTGTTCTCTTGACTGATTCAAGTGCGCTTCTCTCCGGGATTTGTACCGACAAAGATGTTGCTACTAGGGTGATTGCTGAAGGGTTGAGACCCGAACAGACTTTGGTCTCCAAAGTCATGACAAGGAACCCTATCTTCGTCACCTCTGATTCGTTGGCTATTGAAGCTCTTCAGAAGATGGTTCAAGGCAAGTTTAGGCACTTGCCTGTTGTGGAGAATGGCGAAGTCATTGCTTTGTTGGATATCACCAAGTGTCTGTACGATGCTATCTCCAGGATGGAGAAAGCTGCTGAGCAAGGGAGTGCTTTAGCTGCTGCTGTTGAAGGTGTTGAGAAGCAATGGGGAGCTGGATACTCTGCGCCTTATGCTTTCATCGAGACGCTGCGGGAGAGAATGTTTAAGCCCGCCTTGTCAACCATTATCACTGACAATTCCAAAGTTGCGCTTGTGGCACCATCAGATCCTGTCTCCGTTGCTGCCAAAAGGATGCGGGACTTGCGTGTTAACTCTGTCATCATCTCCGTGGGGAGCAAGATCCAGGGGATACTGACTTCAAAGGACATTCTTATGCGTGTCGTGGCCCAGAACTTATCTCCTGAGCTTACTCTTGTGGAGAAGGTGATGACACCTAATCCTGAATGTGCCTCGCTGGAGACGACCATTCTTGATGCGTTGCATATAATGCATGATGGGAAGTTCTTACATCTTCCGATCATAGACAAAGACGGTTCCGCTGCTGCTTGTGTAGATGTGTTGCAGATTACTCACGCCGCTATCTCAATGGTTGAGAATAGTTCTGGAGCTGTGAACGATATGGCTAATACCATGATGCAGAAGTTCTGGGACTCAGCTCTTGCGTTAGACCCTCCTGATGATTCAGACACTCAAAGCGAAATGTCGGCGATGATGCATCATTCAGACATTGGGAAGCTCACTTCTTACCCTTCTCTAGGGCTTGGGAACTCGTTTTCTTTCAAGCTCGAAGATCTAAAGGGCCGTGTGCATCGTTTTACTTCTTCTGCTGAGAACCTGGAAGAGCTgatgggtattgtgatgcaaaGAATCGGTAGTGACATCAACGATGTGGAACAACGGCCTCAGATTATATATGAGGATGATGAAGGTGATAAGGTTTTGATTACATCGGATAGTGATTTGGTTGGTGCTGTTACTCTTGCTAGGTCTGCAGGACAAAAGGTATTGAGGCTGCATCTGGACTTTACAGAGACAGGAGGAACAAGGAGCTTGAGCTTGGAAACGGGTCAACTCAAGAAAGCGAATACTACtacagagagagaaagaggtgGATGGGTTACATGGCGTGGTGGTGCGGTGGTTACAGGAGCTGTTGTGCTAACGAGCATAGCTGTTGTTGTTTACTTGAAACGctcaaagatgtga